One stretch of Tistrella mobilis DNA includes these proteins:
- a CDS encoding LysR substrate-binding domain-containing protein, which yields MELRHLRYFVAVAEEGSLTVAAERRLHTAQPSLSRQLRDLEQEVGATLFIRSARGVALTPAGQAFLEHARRALQSAADAVAAARRAARPSKPGFAVGFLTGQEVDWLSHVTHLLRGQLKDIDFRVMSDFSPEIGAAIQRGEIDLGFCRVEPQPDVTYKVIAHEPILVVLPRDHPLAARPAIDVRDIDPASFIGYADTPHVLRDIATRYLRDRGVVVRPRHLLDGIATGISLVASTGGVTLLPAYVEPLLPRSLVSRPLAGNPPVIEIAAGYRADNPSPVLHAFLENIDQLIAARAASGGRPGQPG from the coding sequence ATGGAACTGCGTCACCTCCGCTATTTCGTCGCCGTGGCCGAAGAGGGCAGCCTGACGGTGGCCGCCGAGCGGCGCCTGCACACCGCCCAGCCGTCCTTGAGCCGCCAGCTGCGCGATCTGGAGCAGGAGGTCGGCGCCACCCTGTTCATCCGCAGCGCCCGCGGCGTGGCGCTGACCCCCGCCGGCCAGGCCTTTCTTGAGCATGCGCGGCGCGCCCTGCAGTCCGCCGCCGATGCGGTCGCCGCCGCAAGGCGCGCCGCCCGCCCGTCCAAGCCGGGTTTCGCGGTCGGCTTCCTGACCGGGCAGGAGGTCGACTGGCTGTCCCATGTGACCCATCTGCTGCGCGGGCAGCTGAAGGACATCGATTTCCGGGTCATGAGCGATTTCTCGCCCGAGATCGGGGCCGCCATCCAGCGCGGCGAGATCGATCTCGGCTTCTGCCGGGTGGAGCCGCAGCCCGACGTCACCTACAAGGTCATCGCGCACGAGCCGATCCTGGTCGTCCTGCCGCGCGATCATCCGCTGGCGGCCCGGCCGGCGATCGATGTCCGCGACATCGATCCGGCCTCGTTCATCGGCTATGCCGACACGCCCCATGTGCTGCGCGACATCGCGACCCGCTATCTCCGCGACCGCGGGGTGGTGGTCAGGCCCAGGCATCTGCTGGACGGCATCGCCACCGGCATTTCGCTGGTGGCGTCCACCGGCGGCGTCACCCTGCTGCCGGCCTATGTGGAGCCCCTGCTGCCGCGATCGCTGGTCAGCCGGCCGCTTGCCGGCAACCCGCCGGTGATCGAGATTGCGGCCGGCTATCGGGCGGACAATCCCTCGCCGGTGCTGCACGCCTTCCTTGAAAACATCGACCAGCTCATCGCCGCACGCGCCGCCTCTGGCGGCCGGCCCGGCCAGCCGGGTTGA
- a CDS encoding SDR family NAD(P)-dependent oxidoreductase: MPTISIVTGGSRGLGRNTALSIARRGGDVILTYRSQLAEAEAVLADIRALGRRAAAVQLDTADIAGFPGFVDQIRAILAGWGRDRVDHLVNNAGHGEMVAFAETTEAQFDRIFDVHVKGVFFLTQALLPLIADGGRIVNFSSGLTRVSFPGFAAYSAAKGAVEILTVYLAKELGHRGITANTIAPGAIETDFLGGAVRDTPAYNEAFAGMTALGRVGVPDDIGPAVASLLSPDNRWVTAQRIEVSGGQTI, encoded by the coding sequence ATGCCCACCATCTCGATCGTCACCGGCGGCAGCCGCGGCCTTGGCCGCAACACCGCCCTCAGCATCGCCCGCCGCGGCGGCGACGTCATCCTCACCTATCGCAGCCAGCTTGCCGAAGCCGAGGCCGTGCTGGCGGATATCCGGGCGCTGGGGCGCCGGGCGGCGGCGGTTCAGCTGGACACCGCCGACATCGCCGGCTTCCCCGGTTTCGTCGACCAGATCCGCGCCATCCTGGCCGGCTGGGGCCGCGACCGGGTCGATCATCTGGTCAACAATGCCGGCCATGGCGAAATGGTCGCCTTCGCCGAAACCACCGAGGCGCAGTTCGACCGGATCTTCGATGTCCATGTGAAGGGCGTTTTCTTCCTGACCCAGGCCCTGCTGCCGCTGATCGCCGATGGCGGCCGGATCGTCAATTTTTCATCCGGCCTGACGCGGGTTTCCTTTCCGGGCTTCGCCGCCTATTCGGCGGCCAAGGGCGCGGTGGAAATCCTGACCGTCTATCTGGCGAAGGAACTGGGCCATCGCGGCATCACCGCCAACACCATCGCCCCCGGCGCCATCGAAACCGACTTCCTGGGCGGCGCGGTGCGCGACACCCCGGCCTATAACGAGGCCTTCGCCGGGATGACCGCGCTTGGCCGCGTGGGTGTGCCCGACGATATCGGCCCGGCGGTGGCGAGCCTGCTTAGCCCCGACAACCGCTGGGTCACCGCCCAGCGCATCGAGGTTTCGGGCGGTCAGACCATCTGA
- a CDS encoding alpha/beta fold hydrolase, with translation MAGHDQTPAIVRVGAITRIGAVDIAWESFGDPDHPAILLIAGLGTQMIRWTGAFCRALAARGWRVIRFDNRDTGCSTHLDHCPPPDIGAVIGALGVGRRPDLPYSLDDMAGDAVGLLDALGIGRAHVVGRSMGGMIAQILASDHGHRVCSLTSIMSGTGNPAVAGPAPDVLALLLGPAPDPAIDPEGFLAHGLAFARRIAGTGRPFDAAACRALLLDELRRGRAPGGTARQLAAMIAAGDRRSRLAGVTAPGLVVHGTDDPLIPPAAGRDTAAAIPGATLLEIEGLGHDLPPWVYGRVVAAIHRVAMRPGRDETGSR, from the coding sequence ATGGCCGGTCACGACCAGACCCCGGCGATTGTGCGGGTGGGGGCGATCACGCGGATCGGCGCGGTCGATATCGCCTGGGAGAGTTTCGGCGATCCGGACCATCCGGCGATCCTGCTGATCGCCGGGCTGGGCACGCAGATGATCCGCTGGACAGGGGCCTTCTGCCGGGCGCTGGCGGCGCGCGGCTGGCGGGTGATCCGCTTCGACAACCGCGATACCGGCTGCTCCACCCATCTCGACCACTGCCCGCCGCCGGACATTGGCGCGGTGATCGGGGCGCTCGGGGTCGGGCGGCGGCCGGATCTGCCCTATAGCCTTGACGACATGGCGGGGGATGCCGTGGGGCTGCTCGATGCGCTGGGCATCGGGCGGGCGCATGTCGTCGGCCGGTCGATGGGCGGCATGATCGCGCAGATCCTGGCCAGCGACCACGGGCATCGGGTGTGCTCGCTCACCTCGATCATGTCAGGCACAGGCAATCCGGCCGTGGCCGGGCCGGCGCCGGATGTTCTGGCCCTGCTGCTCGGCCCGGCGCCGGATCCCGCCATCGATCCCGAGGGTTTCCTGGCCCATGGCCTGGCCTTCGCCCGCCGCATCGCGGGGACCGGCCGGCCCTTCGACGCCGCCGCCTGTCGGGCGCTGCTGCTGGACGAGCTTCGCCGCGGCCGCGCCCCCGGCGGTACCGCGCGCCAGCTGGCCGCGATGATCGCCGCCGGCGACCGCCGCAGCCGGCTTGCCGGGGTCACCGCGCCTGGCCTGGTCGTTCACGGCACCGACGACCCGTTGATCCCGCCCGCGGCCGGTCGCGACACCGCGGCCGCGATCCCGGGGGCCACCCTGCTCGAAATCGAGGGGCTGGGCCATGACCTGCCGCCCTGGGTGTACGGCCGCGTGGTGGCGGCGATCCACCGGGTGGCGATGAGACCGGGTCGCGATGAGACCGGGTCGCGATGA
- a CDS encoding VOC family protein, whose amino-acid sequence MFHRLRQICLVARDLDPVVAELCDVFGVAVCHRDPEVGMFGLHNALMPLGHGFIEVVAPLAPGKAAAAERHLDRRGGDGGYMVITDTDDLARWEPHLAATGVRIAAPLEMGAYRGLQLHPRDTGGALLEINTTRGNTGPDGAAIDAPYGPAGPDWQAHIRTGTVTGITGARLQAADPERLGRRWAEILRRDLRPESDGWALDLDNARIRFEPDRDGRGEGLGGVDLAVADEAGLRRRAAARFLPVVDDHVVIGGVRFHIGG is encoded by the coding sequence ATGTTTCATCGATTGCGACAGATCTGTCTGGTCGCGCGGGATCTGGATCCGGTGGTGGCGGAGCTTTGCGACGTCTTCGGTGTTGCGGTCTGCCACAGGGATCCCGAGGTCGGGATGTTCGGGCTGCACAATGCCCTGATGCCGCTGGGCCACGGCTTCATCGAGGTGGTGGCACCGCTGGCGCCCGGCAAGGCGGCGGCGGCGGAACGGCATCTGGACCGGCGCGGCGGCGATGGCGGCTATATGGTCATCACCGATACCGACGATCTGGCGCGCTGGGAACCGCATCTGGCGGCGACGGGGGTGCGCATCGCGGCACCGCTGGAAATGGGCGCCTATCGCGGCCTGCAACTGCATCCGCGCGACACCGGCGGCGCGCTGCTGGAGATCAACACCACCCGCGGCAATACCGGCCCCGACGGTGCGGCGATCGATGCCCCTTACGGCCCGGCCGGGCCCGACTGGCAGGCGCATATCCGGACCGGCACCGTCACCGGCATCACCGGCGCCCGGCTTCAGGCCGCCGATCCCGAACGGCTGGGGCGGCGCTGGGCGGAGATTCTGCGCCGCGATCTCAGGCCCGAAAGCGACGGATGGGCGCTCGACCTCGACAATGCCCGGATCCGCTTCGAGCCCGACCGGGACGGCCGGGGTGAGGGGCTGGGCGGGGTGGATCTGGCGGTCGCCGATGAAGCCGGCCTGCGGCGGCGGGCGGCCGCCCGCTTCCTGCCGGTCGTGGATGATCATGTCGTGATCGGCGGCGTGCGGTTTCATATCGGGGGCTGA